One genomic window of Cyanobacteria bacterium FACHB-DQ100 includes the following:
- a CDS encoding glycosyltransferase family 9 protein — translation MRILALVPGGIGDQILFFPTLDDLRATYPDAQIDVVVEPRAKAAYRISKSVNDIILFDFKGSNSLSDWSNLLGVLRDREYDVAISLGQRWGIGFLLWLSGIETRVGYDSGAKTFFTRTIPLNQNQYAAAMYHDLLKGIGIDRPVSDIAISVPAKDLEWSDAERKRLGLQDGGYVLIHPGASQLSQRKGIDKIYPAENWKKIIQDFQQKQPDLPIVLIKGEEDAAIVAQLAALCPGIKVTAPENTGQLVAMVAGASLMLCTDSAPMHIAIAAQTFTLALFGATDPEKLLPKSDRVTAIKSPTGKMADISPQMVLDRVWGG, via the coding sequence ATGAGAATTCTTGCCCTCGTTCCTGGTGGAATAGGCGATCAAATCCTATTTTTTCCAACCTTAGACGATCTAAGAGCGACCTATCCCGATGCTCAAATCGATGTTGTTGTTGAGCCAAGAGCGAAGGCAGCCTACCGCATTTCTAAATCCGTTAACGATATCATTCTGTTTGATTTCAAAGGCAGTAACAGTCTGTCGGACTGGAGCAATTTGCTTGGGGTACTGCGAGATCGCGAATACGATGTCGCAATTTCTCTCGGTCAGCGCTGGGGGATTGGCTTCCTGCTGTGGCTGAGCGGCATTGAAACTCGTGTTGGATACGACAGCGGAGCTAAAACCTTTTTTACGAGAACCATCCCGCTTAATCAAAATCAGTATGCGGCGGCGATGTATCACGACTTGCTGAAGGGCATAGGCATCGATCGTCCCGTCTCTGACATTGCAATCAGCGTTCCAGCAAAAGATTTGGAGTGGTCGGATGCTGAGCGCAAACGGCTTGGGCTGCAAGATGGCGGATACGTTTTGATTCATCCTGGAGCAAGCCAACTTTCCCAGCGTAAGGGAATCGATAAGATTTATCCGGCTGAAAACTGGAAAAAAATTATCCAGGACTTTCAGCAAAAGCAGCCAGATTTACCGATCGTTCTGATTAAAGGTGAGGAAGATGCAGCGATCGTCGCTCAATTAGCGGCGCTATGTCCTGGAATTAAGGTGACTGCACCCGAAAATACTGGGCAACTGGTTGCAATGGTGGCAGGGGCGAGCTTGATGCTTTGTACTGATAGCGCACCGATGCACATTGCAATCGCAGCTCAAACGTTTACCTTGGCATTGTTTGGCGCAACTGATCCAGAGAAGCTTCTACCTAAGAGCGATCGAGTGACAGCGATCAAATCTCCAACAGGCAAAATGGCAGATATTTCACCGCAAATGGTACTTGATCGCGTTTGGGGCGGTTAG
- a CDS encoding pentapeptide repeat-containing protein — MFAKVGITLACLAVVSISAPGKAADPQHVQRLLTTGECSGCNLAGADLKEIHVLGADLRNANLEGANLTGANLEGADLTGANLKNANLTTTYLSNATLDYANLTDANLSGASLINAQTLGAVLNGINIRNAEIYGSGISAGGEY, encoded by the coding sequence ATGTTTGCAAAAGTTGGAATTACACTCGCTTGTCTCGCTGTCGTCTCGATCTCAGCACCAGGGAAAGCAGCCGATCCTCAGCACGTTCAACGACTGCTCACAACCGGAGAATGTTCCGGTTGTAATCTTGCAGGCGCAGACTTGAAAGAAATCCATGTGTTGGGCGCTGATTTGCGAAACGCCAATCTTGAAGGTGCGAATCTCACAGGTGCGAATCTTGAGGGTGCAGACTTAACAGGCGCAAATTTGAAAAATGCAAATCTCACGACTACCTATCTGAGCAATGCCACCCTTGATTATGCCAATCTTACCGATGCAAATCTATCTGGTGCTAGCCTGATTAACGCGCAGACGCTCGGCGCAGTTCTCAATGGCATCAATATCAGAAACGCGGAGATTTACGGTAGCGGCATTTCGGCAGGTGGCGAATACTAA
- a CDS encoding four-carbon acid sugar kinase family protein: MQPKIIVLDDDPTGSQTVHSCLLLMQWDVETLRVGLRDQAPIFFVLTNTRSLAPEAAKSVTQEVCRNLKQAIALESIQDFLVVSRSDSTLRGHYPIETDAIAEELGSFDAHFLIPAFFEGGRTTRDSVHYLKVNGVDTPVHETEFAKDSVFGYKYSYLPDYVGEKTQGRIHADQVERFLLADIRAGIQPRLKNLHNNQCCVVDAETQADMDQFASDVLTVASEGKRFLFRSAASLLTSLANLGAQPIAQAEMARYVRGGKPGAVIVGSHVKKTTEQLQKLLEAPGAVGVEIEVAQLTGSDEAHDRLLSDAVEKISEIHNAGKTPVVFTSRKELTFDDAQTRLDFGESVSTLLMDILQQLPADIGFLISKGGITSNDTLSKGLALRTARLLGQVLAGVSMVRTAEDHPQFPNLPVVLFPGNVGDEAALATVYQRLNQHI, encoded by the coding sequence ATGCAGCCAAAAATCATTGTTTTAGATGATGATCCAACAGGGTCGCAAACTGTGCATAGCTGTCTGCTTCTAATGCAGTGGGATGTCGAGACTTTGCGTGTGGGATTGCGCGATCAAGCGCCGATTTTCTTTGTGCTGACGAATACGCGATCGCTGGCTCCCGAAGCTGCAAAAAGCGTGACTCAGGAAGTTTGTCGCAATTTGAAGCAGGCGATCGCGCTTGAGTCGATTCAAGATTTTCTGGTGGTAAGTCGATCCGATTCGACTTTGAGAGGACATTACCCGATCGAAACGGATGCGATCGCGGAAGAACTCGGTTCGTTTGATGCTCATTTCCTCATTCCTGCATTTTTTGAAGGCGGACGAACGACTCGCGACAGTGTGCATTATTTGAAAGTCAATGGTGTCGATACGCCAGTTCACGAAACTGAATTTGCTAAAGATTCTGTGTTTGGATACAAGTACAGCTATTTGCCGGATTATGTGGGAGAAAAAACACAGGGTCGCATTCATGCCGATCAAGTCGAGCGATTTCTGCTAGCAGACATACGAGCAGGAATTCAGCCGAGATTAAAAAATTTACACAATAATCAATGCTGTGTGGTTGATGCAGAAACACAGGCAGACATGGATCAATTTGCATCAGATGTATTAACTGTTGCATCGGAAGGAAAACGCTTTTTATTCCGTAGTGCAGCAAGTCTGCTGACATCGCTAGCAAATTTGGGAGCGCAACCGATCGCACAAGCAGAAATGGCACGTTACGTCCGGGGAGGCAAACCCGGAGCCGTAATCGTTGGATCGCACGTAAAGAAGACCACCGAGCAGCTACAGAAATTACTCGAAGCTCCTGGAGCGGTTGGCGTTGAGATCGAGGTTGCACAATTGACTGGATCAGATGAGGCGCACGATCGTTTACTGAGTGACGCAGTTGAAAAAATTAGCGAAATTCACAACGCTGGAAAAACTCCTGTCGTCTTTACCAGCCGTAAAGAATTGACCTTTGATGATGCCCAAACTCGCTTGGATTTCGGCGAATCTGTTTCAACACTTTTGATGGACATTTTGCAGCAGCTTCCAGCAGACATCGGTTTCCTGATTAGCAAAGGCGGCATCACCTCAAACGACACCCTGAGCAAAGGATTAGCGCTCCGAACTGCGCGACTTTTAGGTCAAGTTTTGGCAGGCGTTTCGATGGTTAGAACCGCAGAAGATCACCCACAGTTCCCAAACCTTCCCGTCGTTCTCTTTCCCGGAAATGTCGGAGATGAAGCCGCATTAGCAACCGTTTATCAACGCTTAAATCAACACATCTAA
- a CDS encoding 2-hydroxy-3-oxopropionate reductase yields the protein MERIGFIGLGIMGKPMVQNLLKAGYPVTVFNRSPSPISELAAQGATPATSPKQVAEQSDVVITCLPDSPDVESVVLGQDGVLTGSRSGLLFIDMSTIAPATSKKIYTELQARGIQALDAPVSGGDIGAQQGTLSIMVGGEKAAFDRALPVLQAMGKNIVHIGEAGAGQVTKACNQIVVAMTVQAVVEALTLAKKSGVDPAKVRDALLGGFAQSRVLEVHGQRILDGSFQPGFKLDLHRKDMNIVLQTGREVGVPLLGSSQVTVLMDSLIAQGKGNLDNAAIALLYDLLSNA from the coding sequence ATGGAACGCATCGGATTTATTGGACTTGGCATCATGGGAAAGCCAATGGTGCAAAACCTGCTGAAAGCTGGTTATCCTGTGACGGTGTTTAACCGATCGCCCTCCCCCATTTCAGAACTCGCCGCTCAAGGGGCAACCCCCGCAACTTCCCCCAAGCAAGTTGCTGAACAATCCGACGTTGTGATTACTTGCCTGCCGGATTCTCCAGACGTTGAATCCGTTGTACTAGGACAGGACGGAGTTTTAACCGGATCGCGATCGGGACTGTTGTTTATCGATATGTCTACGATCGCGCCTGCAACCTCTAAGAAAATTTACACAGAACTGCAAGCCCGCGGAATTCAGGCGCTGGATGCGCCAGTTTCAGGGGGCGATATTGGTGCACAGCAGGGAACCCTATCAATTATGGTCGGGGGAGAAAAAGCGGCGTTCGATCGTGCCCTCCCCGTTCTGCAAGCAATGGGAAAAAATATTGTTCACATCGGCGAAGCAGGCGCAGGACAAGTCACGAAAGCGTGTAATCAAATCGTGGTTGCAATGACGGTTCAAGCGGTTGTAGAAGCACTAACGCTAGCGAAAAAATCAGGCGTTGATCCGGCAAAAGTTCGCGATGCCTTACTGGGTGGATTTGCTCAGAGCCGAGTGCTAGAAGTTCACGGGCAACGCATCTTGGATGGCAGTTTTCAGCCTGGATTCAAGCTCGATCTGCATCGAAAAGATATGAATATTGTTTTGCAGACTGGACGAGAAGTGGGAGTCCCTTTGCTGGGAAGCAGTCAAGTGACTGTTTTAATGGATTCCCTGATTGCTCAAGGCAAGGGAAACCTTGATAACGCTGCGATCGCGCTCCTTTACGATCTGCTTTCAAATGCCTGA
- a CDS encoding c-type cytochrome, protein MNSNWQTSWFRNAIALLMCAIAIFMTISPASAESSDGEHLFNANCSACHIGGNNVIISHKTLKKEALEKYEMKSLEAIRHQVINGKNAMPAFGGRLSEEEIEAIATYVLGQAEAGWSTARVEPTEQISGI, encoded by the coding sequence ATGAACTCAAATTGGCAAACGTCTTGGTTTCGGAATGCGATCGCGCTTTTGATGTGCGCGATCGCAATTTTTATGACAATTTCTCCAGCATCAGCAGAATCATCAGATGGTGAACATCTGTTTAATGCAAATTGTTCTGCCTGTCACATTGGCGGTAACAATGTGATCATTTCGCACAAAACTCTGAAAAAGGAAGCCCTAGAGAAGTATGAAATGAAGTCTCTAGAGGCGATTCGGCATCAAGTGATCAACGGTAAAAATGCGATGCCTGCATTTGGGGGACGCTTGAGCGAAGAAGAGATCGAAGCGATCGCGACCTACGTTTTAGGACAGGCTGAGGCGGGTTGGTCAACCGCGCGAGTGGAGCCAACTGAGCAGATCTCAGGCATTTGA
- the petE gene encoding plastocyanin: MKSIASAIRGLTLAFCAVLLIMGSLFLSAAPASADTVKVKMGGAKGLVFEPAIVTVKPGDTIEFAVGQLPPHNVIFDAAKVPGGNAELAASLSHKALEGAKKSFEITIPADAPAGEYTYYCLPHRGAGMVGKVVVQG; encoded by the coding sequence ATGAAATCGATCGCTTCTGCTATCCGGGGACTGACCCTGGCGTTCTGTGCAGTTCTACTAATTATGGGTAGCCTTTTCCTTTCTGCTGCTCCTGCTTCAGCAGATACCGTGAAAGTGAAAATGGGCGGTGCAAAGGGTCTAGTGTTTGAACCCGCAATTGTCACCGTTAAGCCTGGAGACACGATTGAATTTGCGGTAGGTCAATTGCCTCCTCATAACGTGATCTTTGATGCTGCAAAAGTTCCTGGTGGGAATGCAGAGTTGGCTGCTTCCTTATCGCACAAAGCTCTAGAAGGTGCGAAGAAGAGCTTTGAAATTACGATTCCGGCTGACGCTCCTGCTGGAGAGTACACCTATTACTGCTTGCCTCATCGTGGCGCGGGCATGGTCGGTAAAGTTGTCGTCCAAGGTTAA
- the psbV2 gene encoding photosystem II cytochrome PsbV2 translates to MLIQAFRTFWQRCLLIFCFALFSWGAISLPAYAKVNPYVRNYLQVTDPVPVVMNDRGETRSFSAEDLIKGKNLFELHCASCHVGGATLPNPTVSLSLAALRHAIPPRDTVEQLVKFMRQPMTYDGSEDSLLCREVPESWLSQTEVENLAGFILRAAEKAKGWGIANF, encoded by the coding sequence ATGCTGATACAAGCTTTCCGAACATTCTGGCAACGCTGCCTTCTAATCTTCTGTTTTGCTTTGTTCAGTTGGGGAGCGATCAGCCTTCCTGCGTATGCCAAAGTTAATCCATACGTTAGAAATTATTTACAAGTGACAGATCCGGTTCCAGTGGTGATGAATGATCGAGGAGAAACGCGATCGTTTTCCGCTGAGGACTTAATTAAAGGAAAAAACCTATTTGAGCTTCACTGTGCTTCCTGTCATGTCGGCGGTGCAACCTTACCGAACCCTACTGTCTCTTTATCGTTAGCAGCGCTAAGACACGCGATACCACCCCGCGACACAGTGGAACAATTAGTAAAATTCATGCGGCAACCGATGACCTATGATGGCAGCGAAGACAGCCTCCTCTGTCGTGAAGTGCCAGAGTCCTGGCTCTCTCAGACTGAAGTCGAAAATCTTGCAGGCTTTATCTTAAGAGCTGCCGAAAAAGCAAAAGGATGGGGGATCGCGAATTTTTAG
- a CDS encoding cytochrome c-550, with product MLKRFLWLAVATVFFAFQVFAPSANAAELDAATRTVVKDASGGTVTLTPKQVKEGKRLFQYACAQCHVGGVTKTDPNVGLDPEALSLATPPRNNIDALVDYMKDPTSYDGTTSIAEVHPSLKSKDTFPAMRNLTDQDLTAIAGHILLQPKVVGDKWGGGKIYY from the coding sequence ATGCTTAAAAGATTTCTTTGGCTTGCTGTTGCCACTGTCTTTTTTGCTTTTCAGGTCTTTGCACCGTCTGCCAATGCTGCTGAACTTGATGCCGCAACCCGCACGGTGGTAAAAGATGCGAGCGGGGGTACTGTTACCCTCACCCCCAAGCAAGTAAAAGAAGGCAAGCGCCTGTTTCAATACGCTTGTGCTCAATGTCATGTGGGCGGTGTTACCAAAACCGACCCCAACGTTGGGCTTGACCCTGAAGCGCTTTCACTCGCGACCCCGCCTCGCAATAACATTGACGCGCTAGTCGATTACATGAAAGATCCGACCAGCTATGACGGAACCACATCGATCGCGGAAGTACATCCGAGCCTCAAGAGCAAAGATACCTTCCCGGCAATGCGGAACCTGACCGATCAAGATCTAACTGCGATCGCAGGTCACATCTTGCTGCAACCCAAAGTCGTTGGCGACAAATGGGGCGGCGGCAAAATCTACTACTAA
- the accD gene encoding acetyl-CoA carboxylase, carboxyltransferase subunit beta, translating to MSLFDWFANRRKSDPKVPQAQEREIADGLWKKCEMCGVLTYTKDLRANQMVCLECSHHMRVFSPERIRQLIDADTWVPIDEDILPTDPLKFRARKSYSDYLRDTQEKTKLTEAVQTGIGQLDGCQVALGVMDFRFIGGSMGSVVGEKITRLIERASQQRLPVVIVCASGGARMQEGMLSLMQMAKISGALQRHRESRLLYIPVLTHPTTGGVTASFAMLGDIILAEPKAMIAFAGRRVIEQNLRQKLPDDFQTAEYLLNHGFVDAIVPRTQLKKTLAQLIRLHQPVIPTAHGVQIPGIKTFTTTPD from the coding sequence ATGTCACTATTTGATTGGTTTGCAAATCGGCGAAAATCTGATCCGAAAGTTCCTCAGGCTCAAGAGCGAGAGATTGCTGATGGACTTTGGAAAAAGTGCGAAATGTGTGGTGTATTGACTTACACCAAAGACCTCAGAGCAAATCAGATGGTCTGCCTAGAATGCAGCCATCATATGCGTGTTTTTAGTCCAGAACGGATTCGACAATTGATCGACGCAGACACGTGGGTCCCGATCGATGAAGATATCCTTCCGACCGACCCGCTAAAATTCCGCGCTCGCAAATCTTACAGTGACTACCTGCGCGATACCCAAGAGAAAACCAAGCTGACTGAAGCCGTACAAACCGGAATCGGTCAACTCGATGGTTGCCAAGTTGCGCTCGGCGTAATGGATTTCCGCTTCATCGGGGGGAGTATGGGGTCGGTCGTGGGTGAGAAAATTACCCGTCTGATTGAACGCGCATCTCAGCAGCGCCTTCCGGTTGTAATTGTGTGCGCCTCTGGTGGCGCGAGAATGCAGGAAGGAATGCTGAGCCTGATGCAGATGGCAAAAATCTCCGGAGCGCTACAGCGTCACCGGGAAAGCCGCCTGCTTTACATCCCAGTCCTAACTCATCCAACGACTGGCGGTGTAACGGCGAGTTTTGCCATGCTGGGAGATATCATTCTGGCAGAACCGAAAGCCATGATTGCGTTCGCTGGGCGACGAGTGATCGAACAGAACTTACGCCAAAAACTTCCCGATGATTTTCAGACGGCGGAATATTTGCTAAATCATGGATTTGTTGATGCGATCGTGCCGCGCACCCAACTGAAAAAGACCTTAGCGCAACTGATTCGCCTGCATCAGCCTGTCATTCCGACCGCTCACGGCGTTCAGATTCCAGGGATAAAAACCTTTACCACGACTCCTGACTAG
- a CDS encoding squalene/phytoene synthase family protein, with translation MNTSTAELFGSSHYRAIADDALKDEDNAAWVMELDPDVRQAWIERIRWIRLADRLAENELIEERSGQFQAFCNSWRWLSATGTVQPTGDHRSLFESMRDCWFDQADPSSQFSRQAWQQYLTALNRYSQKNLVFDTIAEFETMLRELAASFFQVLPFLSDQTCQVVGAFGVVDQFYNTLRDLREDAEQGICYLPNELLDRFAVTRSEILDLRAYDNPGFRSMMQFWIYDYLPTLQRRTYPFLLSSDLHPSWQILRDWSLNRYRRIERVMRHCDYDYVRFPQVYWREVQRDLVLLMPARWGNATAPKQSSKAVSFHDRHCKLRKFVATDLSQCG, from the coding sequence ATGAACACGTCTACTGCTGAGTTGTTTGGGTCGTCTCATTATCGTGCCATTGCGGATGATGCTTTGAAAGACGAAGATAATGCTGCTTGGGTGATGGAGTTAGATCCAGACGTTCGACAAGCTTGGATTGAGCGGATTCGTTGGATTCGTTTAGCAGATCGTTTAGCGGAAAATGAACTGATTGAGGAGAGATCTGGACAGTTTCAAGCATTTTGTAATTCGTGGCGCTGGCTGAGCGCGACTGGAACGGTGCAGCCGACGGGAGATCATCGATCGCTGTTTGAGTCGATGCGAGACTGCTGGTTTGACCAGGCTGATCCAAGTAGTCAATTTTCCCGGCAGGCTTGGCAGCAGTATTTAACGGCGCTGAATCGGTATAGCCAGAAGAATTTAGTCTTTGATACGATCGCTGAGTTTGAGACGATGCTGCGGGAGTTAGCTGCATCATTTTTTCAGGTTTTACCGTTTTTGTCCGATCAGACTTGCCAGGTGGTTGGCGCGTTCGGGGTCGTCGATCAGTTTTACAATACGCTACGAGATTTACGTGAGGATGCAGAGCAAGGAATTTGCTATTTGCCCAACGAATTGCTCGATCGCTTCGCTGTGACACGATCTGAGATTCTAGACCTTAGAGCCTATGACAATCCGGGATTTCGATCGATGATGCAGTTTTGGATTTATGATTATTTGCCAACCCTACAGCGTCGCACTTATCCATTTCTTTTGTCGTCTGATTTGCATCCGTCTTGGCAGATTTTGCGCGATTGGTCGCTGAATCGGTACCGTCGCATTGAGCGGGTGATGCGCCATTGCGATTATGATTATGTGCGATTTCCGCAAGTCTATTGGCGTGAGGTGCAGCGCGATTTAGTGCTGTTGATGCCTGCAAGATGGGGGAACGCAACCGCGCCGAAGCAGTCTAGCAAAGCGGTATCGTTTCACGATCGACATTGTAAGCTGCGGAAATTTGTCGCAACCGATCTTTCACAGTGCGGGTAA
- a CDS encoding flavin reductase, whose protein sequence is MLQTRPRDVQVAEIAQDTWILRSRTWDRLKFETEYARQKGTTANSYLIQAEKSALFDPPGGSFTDIFLKELHDHQYFQKLDYLILGHVNSNRIETIKRLLEIAPQITIVCSRPAANSLKAAFSNQPLNINPVRGEEVLDLGKGHELQFAFTPTPRWVDGLCTYDPATRILYTDKFFGAHVCDDAIFDENWKQLDDDRHYYFDCLHAAQSKQVEDAIDKMARFRPKWYAVGHGPIVRYSLSRLKLEYLEWCEQQENQELSVALLYTSAYGNTATVAHAIAKGLTDAEIKVELINCELVDPSEITAAIEQCDGFVIGSPTLGGHAPTQMQTALGLVLSTASKTKIAGVFGSYGWSGEAIDLLEGRLQDAGFAFGFDTIRVKFTPSEEVLQHCEAAGAEFAQALKKMKKIRAPRQGAVEAQTDRTEQAIGRVVGSLCVVTANQGETPFGILTSWVSQATFNPPGITVALPKDRAEGVLDHPEIPFVLNILKEGRNVRRTFLKATAPGENRFAELSTDHASNGCPILLDALAYLECKIENRMDCGDHWLLYATIENGKVLEPTGVTAVQHRKTASAY, encoded by the coding sequence ATGCTTCAAACTCGACCTAGAGATGTCCAAGTTGCCGAAATCGCTCAAGATACTTGGATCTTACGATCGCGCACCTGGGATCGGCTGAAATTTGAAACCGAATACGCCCGTCAAAAAGGAACAACTGCAAACAGCTACCTCATTCAAGCCGAAAAAAGTGCGCTGTTTGACCCACCGGGCGGCTCCTTTACCGATATCTTTCTCAAGGAACTCCACGACCACCAGTATTTCCAAAAGCTCGACTACCTAATTCTGGGTCACGTCAACTCCAATCGGATCGAAACGATCAAACGCCTGCTCGAAATTGCGCCACAAATTACGATCGTTTGCTCTCGCCCTGCCGCCAATAGCCTCAAGGCTGCATTCTCCAATCAGCCCCTAAACATCAACCCCGTTCGAGGTGAAGAAGTCCTCGACCTCGGAAAAGGGCACGAGCTTCAGTTTGCCTTTACGCCCACCCCGCGCTGGGTAGATGGACTCTGCACTTACGATCCGGCAACCCGTATTCTCTATACTGATAAATTCTTCGGCGCTCACGTTTGCGATGATGCCATTTTCGACGAGAACTGGAAGCAACTCGACGACGATCGCCATTACTACTTCGATTGCCTCCACGCAGCACAGTCAAAACAAGTCGAAGACGCGATCGACAAGATGGCTCGGTTTCGTCCGAAATGGTACGCGGTTGGACATGGCCCGATCGTGCGCTACAGCCTCAGCCGCCTCAAGCTCGAATACCTCGAATGGTGCGAACAGCAAGAGAATCAAGAACTTTCTGTAGCGCTGCTTTATACCTCTGCTTACGGCAACACCGCAACCGTCGCCCACGCGATCGCTAAAGGACTCACCGATGCTGAAATCAAAGTCGAATTGATTAATTGTGAACTCGTTGACCCCAGCGAAATCACAGCCGCGATCGAGCAATGCGACGGATTCGTCATCGGCTCTCCAACGCTGGGCGGACACGCTCCAACCCAAATGCAGACTGCTCTAGGATTAGTGCTTTCTACCGCTTCAAAAACCAAAATTGCAGGTGTTTTTGGTTCTTACGGCTGGAGTGGTGAAGCGATCGACCTACTCGAAGGCAGACTGCAAGATGCCGGATTTGCCTTTGGCTTCGACACCATTCGCGTCAAATTCACACCTTCAGAAGAAGTGCTGCAACACTGTGAAGCCGCCGGAGCCGAATTCGCTCAAGCTCTGAAAAAAATGAAAAAAATCAGAGCGCCGCGTCAAGGAGCCGTCGAAGCTCAAACCGATCGTACCGAGCAAGCGATCGGGCGCGTTGTCGGTTCGCTCTGTGTTGTGACTGCAAATCAGGGAGAAACACCGTTTGGGATTCTAACCTCGTGGGTGTCGCAAGCGACCTTTAACCCTCCTGGAATTACGGTTGCCTTACCGAAAGATCGAGCAGAAGGCGTTCTAGACCATCCTGAAATTCCCTTTGTGCTCAACATTCTGAAGGAAGGGCGAAACGTTCGGCGCACCTTCTTAAAAGCAACCGCTCCCGGTGAAAATCGTTTTGCTGAACTCAGCACCGATCACGCCTCTAATGGTTGCCCTATTCTTTTAGATGCTCTTGCCTACCTCGAATGCAAAATCGAGAATCGGATGGATTGCGGCGACCACTGGCTGCTTTATGCCACGATTGAGAATGGTAAAGTGCTTGAACCCACAGGCGTAACCGCAGTTCAGCACCGTAAAACCGCAAGCGCCTATTAA